CGCTCGAGACTTGCTAGAGCAAGCATGTTGGACGGATACGACATCGCCGCCCCGAAGCTTATTGTGTCGCCCTTGATTCGTTCGATCGTCAAAGGACACACACCAGCTAGGAGGCTTAGCACGCCCCGGAAATAGGACTCGACACTGGCGACCGCGGCTACGACGACCATCTCGCCGAGCACATCTTGAGAAGATTTGTCCCCGGCGCCATCGCCTGCCGCGATTTTCGCGAGAACGCGGATCGACGCTTCAAATTCGTCAATCGGACTGACAAGCGCCCCGCTTGCCTCTCTGACACAATCAGAGATTTGCATATTTTCTGGCTGCGTGTCGCGGGAAACACTGACTAACGTGCGAGGCGCCTTACTCATAAACAAATTCTTCCGCAAGGGCCTTGATCGCTACAGCGCGCACTGGCCCGATGTAATTCGTGCCAAGAAGTTTCTGACTGTCTTCGTCGAGGATGATGTCGTTTACGGTCAGCAACTCTCCTCCTGAAATAAGGCGTTGGGAGATAGCTTCCGACAGGGGAAGTGCCTCGACGCTCTGTCGAAGCAGTTCCTCGTAGACAGAGACTTGAGGCAGGCTGGCCCCGCAATTTGAACAGAATCTTGCCTCAGGATTCTCCCGTTCGAAGCCGCACGCTGGACACGCACCAAGGTCAAGGCGACAACGTTCTAAGTAGTCCGGCCCTAGCAGGGTCGTGACTTGCCGTCGGACGCGAACGGTGTGTTGACGAGACAAAAGGCTCTCGACCGCATTAGCAGTGCTTGGATTTCGACCCAATGCGAGAGCATTTCCATCTAGCAACAGTGCATAATGCGGAACTATGACCTTGAACGATCGTTCACCGTTTGAGATGCGCGTAAGCTGTTGCCTGACCACGCCGGCGTACTCAAGGAAACCCAGCACACGCTCCACCTCCGGCCCGAGGGGCTCTTGGAGAAGAATGCGAATGGCACGCTCATCGGTATCAGGATTTCGCTGTTCGTTGTACTCACGAATCGCGTTTACACAGGCGTCCACTAGCTCCCTTCCCACCTGAACAAAGTTCTTGTACCGGGGCAGCTTCGACTCAAGGGATGTGAACACCTTGAGCGCGTTGTGGGCTGTCTCACTCACCGCAGTGCTCGTGAACGTCAGTGTCGACGTCGGCGTGCTGTTGCGTTTCTTCTCAACCACTTGCGCGAGCATGGAGAGCATCGCGCGAGGCAACCCAAAACTGGCCAGAGCAATAAAATCTAAGAGCCCGTCGCGTTGTTCTAGATCAGCAAAAACGTCGTGTGGAAGTCGCTTCTGAGCGATCTCTTTCATGAGGTCGAGATATTGAACGTCGTCGGGTCGCAACCACACGTCGATTAGCTGCGCGTCATGACCGACGTGGAAGCGCGGTGTATAGCTTGTGACACCAGGGTAGACGGCTGCCTTGGAGCTAACGACGCGTGACCGGAGCCCACTGAATATCTCGAAGAATTCTCTCTGCTGCTCAGCCGCGAACGCATGCGCAGCATCGTCGAGGAGAAGGACCACCCTCCGACGCGAGGTCAAATCCGCGCACCTTTCCAGGAACTCGAGTACGCCGGTTAGGTCCAGCCGAGTTTCAGGGGCCTCATCGACCTGCCGCCTCTCAATCGCCGAAACGACGGCAGCCGCCTGTCGGCCATAGTCCTCGTCCAGATCGGGAGCCTCCAGACCCAGGTCGCTGAATGTAGAGAGCGCGCCGACAACAATCTGAGCTAGGACCCACTGACGAAATAGCGGCAGTGCTGTTGCGGATGTCTTGAATGTGGGTTCCAAGCTGATGGATTTGGAGTAGTTGACGTAAACCGGAAAAGCCCTGTCGCCTTCGATCGCGCCGAAGTAGGCAGACTTGAGGTAGGTGCTCTTGCCCGAACCTCTAGGTCCAATCAATAGGCGCTGTCCGCCTGATTCGAGAGCCTTTACGATCTCGCGCTCGCGAAACGAGAGGACAGTGAGCTGTTCCAGGTCTGAGCGACTGAGATCCTCAGCACGAAAGTTGCTTGCCAAGGAGTCTTCGTGCTCAAGTTCGTCGTAGGTTTCCAAGGACCTCTCCGCATTCTGATCGAGGCCGAGGCCAGTCGAGCTGTCGGCAATGGTCCCATTATGCACAACACTTGATCAGACATTGAGCCCGCACGATCTCCACATGTTCGACTCAGGTGTTCTTGCAAGGACCACCTCAGAACATGCTTCGCGCGACGTCACATCGGCCAGCTTCGACTGGAGAGATACGCGTCTCGGCGGCGACCCGTATCTGTGTCGGCGGCGGCTGACATCATGGGCGACATGGACCTGGGCGACGAGTTCGACGTGCACGGCGGCTTCGTCGCCGGCGACGGTGCCGCGACTCGTGACGCCGTCAACGCCGACGACCCCGTCCACTCGACGGCCGTGCCGCTGGTCGACGCCGTCGACGTCATCCGGCTCGTCGGGCCCCGCGCCTTCAACCGGGCGAAAGAGTACGTCCGCGACTCAGCCGTGCTCACCACGGAATGGCACCCGGCCGACGAGCGCCTCGAGGGCACCGTCCAGGGCGCCGAGTCGACGCCGTACCAGGTCGTCGTCGACCTGCGGGCGACCCGCGGCGAGTACAGCCGACCGGTCCGCAGCCGGTGCACCTGCCCGATCGGCGGCGACTGCAAGCACGTCGCGGCGACTCTGCTCCAGAGCAACTCCCGAGCCGTGGCCGATCGCAGTGCTCCGACACCCACCGTCGCCGACCTGACGACCGGGGGCGTGACCGCGCTCGGCGCTGCACGGACCGGCACGGGCGGGAGCGACTGGCGGTCGACGGTGGGTGCGATCGGGCAGCCGACCCGCGCCTCCTCGGCCCGGACGACCCGCATGGGTCTGCTGTTCGAACTGCGCGACCGGGCTCACTCGACCCGGGGGCGCGCGGTCGCGCCCTCCGCCCGCCGTCAGGGCGGACCGACGGTGCAGCGACTCGGCGTGCGGCCGGTCACCCTGAGCGGCACGGGCAACTGGGTGCGGGGCAACCTCACCTGGTCGTCGTTGCCGTACCAACTCAACCGGCTCGCCATCGACCCCGAGCACCACGCCTGGTTCGGCCAGTTCGCGGCGCTGCACCGGTCGGCCGTCTCGACCTACACGCCGGGCGACGCCGACTGGCTGTTCGTCGACGACTTCGGCAGCCCCCTGCTCTGGCCGCTGCTGGCCGAGGCCGAGCGCCTCGGCATCTCGCTCGTGACGGGCAAGCGCTCGACCGACGTCCTCGTCGGTGACGAGGCCCGGGTGACCGTCGACGCGGTGCGCGGCGATGACGGCTCGATGCTGCTGACCGCCGGGGTCACCGTCGACGGCGTGGCCCAGCGTGCGGAGTCGACCGGCGTGATCGCCGACCACGGGGTGTGGTGCGTCGCGCACGAACCTGCGCTGACCTTCACCCTCGCGCCGACCGCGGCCCCGCTCGACGACGAGCAACGCCGGCTCTTGACCGTCACGCCCGAGGTGGTCGTGCCCGCCGCCGACTCCGACGAGTTCCTGCGCGACTACTACCCCACCCTGCGCCGGCGCGTCGACGTCGTCAGCTCGGACGCCTCGATCGAGTTCCCGACGATCGTGCCGCCCGTGCTGACGCTGACGGTCACCTTCGAGAAGGGGCAGGCGATACGGCTGACGTGGGGGTGGACGATCGACGGCACGCTGCGGCCGCCGACGGCGCACTCCCCCGTCCCCGACCTGGGCGAGCTCGACGTCGTCCCCCGCGATCAGGTGCTGAAGGGGGTGACCGCAGCCGAGTTCGCGACGGGCACGCTGCCCGCCCTCGAGGCGCGAACCGACCTGCAGGTCGACCTCGTCGGCACGCGGCCCGACTATCGCGAGCTGACCGACGAGCCACGTCTGACCATCACCACCATGCCGACCGACAAGCGCGACTGGTTCAACCTCGGCGTGCTGGTGACCGTCGAGGGACGGACCGTCCCCTTCACACCGCTCATCACCGCCCTCGCGAAGGGGCGGAAGAAGCTGCTGCTCGTCGACCACTCCTACCTCTCCCTCGACCACCCGGCCTTCGACGAGCTGAAGAGACTGATCGACGAGGCGTCGGCGCTCGACGAGTGGCAGGTCGCCCCGCGCATCAACCGCTACCAGGCGAGTCTCTGGTCCGAACTCGACGAACTCGCCGACGAGACCGTCCCCGCCGCCGAGTGGCAGCAGGCGGTCGGCGGGCTCCTGGCCCTCGCCGACGCCGGCGGCCTCGAGGCCGCCACGGCGATCCCCGTGCCGGCCGCGGTGGACGCGACCCTGCGCCCGTACCAGCACGAGGGGTTCGCCTGGCTCGCCTTCCTCCACGACCAGGGGCTCGGTGGCGTCCTGGCCGACGACATGGGGCTCGGCAAGACGCTGCAGACGCTCGCGCTCGTCGCACACGTGCGCGAGACCGAACGAGCCCGGGCCGGCGACCCCGCAGTCGCAGCCGCAGCCGCAGCCGGAGCCGTGTCGGACGGTCCGAGCATCCCGCCCGCACCCTTCCTCGTCGTCGCTCCGACCTCGGTGGTGTCGAACTGGGCGGCCGAGGCTGCACGGTTCACCCCGGGGCTGACCGTCCGGGCCGTGACCGCCACCCAGGCGAAGGGCGGGCGGGGGTCGGTGCACGACCTCGCGCAAGGTGCCGACGTCGTCGTGACCTCGTACGCACTGTTCCGCCTCGACTTCGCCGCGTACCAGGCCGAAGGCTGGGCGGGGCTGATCCTCGACGAGGCGCAGTTCGTCAAGAACCGCGCCTCGCAGGCTCACCGTTGCGCGGTCGACCTCGACGTGCCGTTCAAGCTCGCGATCACCGGAACGCCGCTCGAGAACAGCCTCACCGACCTGTGGTCGCTGCTGCACGTCGTGGCACCCGGCCTGCTCGGCAGCAGCGTCCGGTTCGCCGACGACTACGTCAAACCGATCACGACGGGCGAGGCGCCTGACCTGCTGCAGAAGCTGCGCAAGCGCATCCGACCGTTGATGATGCGCCGCACGAAAGAGCAGGTCGCCTCCGACCTGCCGGCCAAGCAAGAGCAGGTGCTGCGCGTCGACCTCGACCCCGCGCACCGCGACCTCTACGACGCCTTCCTGCAGCGTGAACGGCAGAAGCTGCTCGGCCTGATGGACGACCTCGACCGCAACCGGTTCATCGTCTTCCGGTCGCTCACCTTGCTGCGACTGCTGTCGCTCGACGCCTCGCTCGTCGACGAGGCCTACGCCGACATCCCCTCGGCGAAGCTCGACCAGCTGCTCGACGAACTCGAGGACGTCGTCGCCGAGGGGCATCGTGCGCTGATCTTCAGCCAGTTCACGACCTTCCTGCACAAGGTCGCCGCGCGACTCGAACAGCGTGGGGTCGCCTTCGAGTACCTCGACGGGTCGACCCGGCGTCGGGGCGAGGTGATCGACCGGTTCAAGACGGGCGACGCCCCGGCGTTCCTGATCAGCCTCAAGGCCGGCGGGTTCGGGCTCAACCTCACCGAGGCCGACTACGTCTTCATCCTGGACCCGTGGTGGAACCCGGCGACCGAGGCCCAGGCCGTCGACCGCACGCACCGCATCGGCCAGACGGACAACGTCATGGTCTACCGGATGATCGCGAACGACACCATCGAAGAGAAGGTGCTGGCCCTCCAGGCGCAGAAGTCGCAGCTCTTCGACGCCGTCATGGACGACGACGCCGTGTTCAGCGCGGCACTCACCGCCGACGACATCCGCGGCCTGCTCGACGCCTGACCCGGAACGGGCCGGTGCCGGCGCCGGGCGCCGGGTGCCCGTGCCGGCGCCGGGTGCCGGGTGCCGGGTGCCGGGCGCCGGGTGCCGGGCGCCGGGTGCCGGGTGCCTTCCCTGCCGGACGGGCGGGTTCGTCGACGGCGGTCGCTCTCGAGCGACCGCGTCCGACGAACCCGCCCGTTGCCGCGGGGCGCGCGTCAGCCCAGCGACACCGTCTCGGCGAAGGTGCGGGTCGTCGGCGGGGCGAGCAGCACCTCGGGCAGACGGTTCGCCCCCTCGGGGGTGGCCCGCCAGGCGACGTAGGCGTCGTGGTCGGCCGACGAGGCCCAGGTCTCGACGACGATCATCACCGACGGGTCGGCGTCGTCGATCAGCACCTCGAGCCCCTCGCAGCCGGGCCAGGCGCGCGTGGCGACGAGGGTCTCGCGGGCGATCTCGTGAGCGAGGTCGAGCCGGGCGGGGTCGACGTGGAGTTCGAGGTGGACGATGGTGGGCATGGTGGTTCCTTCGATCGGGCGGCGACCCCGGGAGCGGGCCGCGCGGCGGACGGGCCGCGACCTCCCACCCTGGCACCCGCGCCTCCTCGTCCGCCGGGTCAGGCGACGTCGACGGTCACGCGATGCCACCCCTCGGCCCCGTTCGGAGCCGGCTGCACGTATGCCTCGGGTTGCCACGTGCCGTCCGTGCCCTGCGCCCGCACGTCGATGGTGTGCGACCCCGACCCGGCCGCCCCGGCGTCCCACCGGTAGACCCACTGGCGCCAGGTGTCGGCCGACACCGAGTCGGCCAGCGTCGCGTCGAGCCACGAGCCGCCGTCGATCCGCACCTGGACCGCCTCGACCCCGGTGTGCGGCTGCCAGGCCACGCCCGCGATCGACACCGTCCCCGCGTCCACCGATCCCCCGTCGCGGGGCACGTCGATGCGTGATTCGAGCTTGACCGGCCCGAGGGCGTCCCAGCCTCGCGGCGTCCAGTAGCCCTCGGCGTCGGCGAAGCGGGTGACCTCCATCTCGACGACCCACTTGGTCGCCGACACGTAGCCGAACAGGCCGGGCACGACCATCCGCACCGGGAAGCCGTGCTCGATCGGCAGCGGCTGGCCGTTCATGCCGACCGCGAGCAGCGCGTCGGTGCCCTCGTCCTGCAGCACGTCGAGCGGGGTGCCGGCCGAGAAGCCGTCGATGCTGCGGGACAGCACCATGTCGGCGCCACCGTTCGGACCCGCCCGGTCGAGCAGCGAGCGGATCGGGTAGCCGAGCCAGAGCGCGTTGCCGATGAGGTCGCCGCCGACGTCGTTCGAGACGCAGCTGAGGGTCGCCATGTGCTCCTCGAGCGGCAGGGCGAGCAGCTCGTCGAACGAGATCGACACCTCGCGATCGACCAGGCCGTGGATGCGCAGGCTCCAGTCGGCCGGGTCGATCGACGGCACCTGGAGGGCCGTGTCGATGCGGTAGAAGTCGGCGTTGGGCGTGACGTAGGGCGTGATTCCCTCGACGTCCAGGGAGGCGCCGGCCGGCACCGCGGTCTCGGTCACACTCGCGCGCGGCAGCGTCAGGGCACGCCGCAGCGCCGCCGCGTTCGCGCGGCCCGCGTTCACCACGCGCGCCCCCGTGCCGACGACGACCGCGGCCACGCCGGCCACCACCGTGTAGGTCAGGAACGACCGGCGCTCGAGCCCGGGCCCGCGCAGCGGCGGGACGGGCTGCGTCTGCTCGGCCCACCCGGGCGACGTCGAAAAGACCCACCGACGGAGGCGCGAGGCGAGCTTGTCGACGAGCAGCACGGCTGCGAAGGTGCCGACGAGGCTCGGGATGGCGTCCACCTGGCCGGCGTCCGCGCGGGTCAGGACGGCGATCACGGCGAGCGCCCCGCCCGCCACGAAGGCGATCTTGCCGATCGGCTGGCGGCGGTACTCGCCGTAGCCGGCCGCGCCGGTGATGACGACGAGCAGCACGCCCATCAGCACGAAGAGGGCGACCTTGTCGCCGGTGCCGAACAGCGACACCATGGTGTCCTTCACGCCGGCGGGGGCGAGGTCGATGACCGCTGAGCCGACGGCGAAGAGCGGGCTGCCGGTGGGTCCGGTGACGAGGGCGACGACCTCGGCGGCGGCGAGGAACGCGGCCATCGACACGACGCCGGCGAGTGCGGCCCACAGGCCGGCGGCGCGGGGGGTCATCGGGTCGCCGGGCCCGGGCGTCGGGGCGGGGTCGGGCGTCGCCGACTCGGGTGGGGACAGGCGGACCGACATGGGCTCAGGGTACGACGCGTGGCTCGGGAACCGCCTGCGTCCTCGGGTGCCGGCCCGCGCCTCCTCGCCGTGAGGCCGTGGGGCGGACGCCCTCCCGCGTTTCGGGGCCGTGACGATGTGCGGCCGCCTCTTCCGTCGCCGCGACGACCGGAGCAGGATGACCGGAACGCCCGAGACACACCGATGCGCCCCCGGAGGTCAGCATGTCGACGACGAACCAGCAGCCCGCGAACCGGCCGCCCGCGAACCAGGCCCAGCCGCCCACGACCGACACGGGTGAGAGTCCCACCGAGCTGAAGCGGGCCATCGGCCCGAAGCTGTTGTTGCTCTTCATCGTCGGCGACATCCTGGGCACGGGCGTCTACGCCCTGACCGGGCAGGTCGCGGCCGAGGTCGGCGGTGCGGCCTGGCTGCCGTTCCTGATCGCGTTCGCCGTGGCGCTGGTGACGGCGTTCTCGTACCTCGAACTCGTGACGAAGTACCCGCAGACCGCGGGCGCGGCCCTCTACGTGCACAAGGCGTTCGGCATCCACTTCGTGACGTTCATCGTCTGCTTCGTGGTGATGTGCTCGGGCATCACGAGCGCGTCGACCGCGTCACGGGCGTTCGCGGCCAACCTGGCGGCGGGCATCGGCGTCGAGCTGTCGAACTCGGCCGTGATGCTGATCGCGATGGCGTTCATGCTGCTCGTGATGGCGGTGAACTTCCGCGGCGTGAGCGAGAGCGTCAAGGCGAACGTCGTACTCACCCTGATCGAGCTCTCGGGCCTCGTCATGGTGATCCTGATCGGCTTCTGGTTCATCGCCGGCGGCAACGCCGACTGGGGCCAGGTCGTGCTGTTCGAGACGCCCGGTGACAAGTCGCTGCTGTTGAGCGTCAGCACGGCGACGTCGCTCGCGTTCTTCGCCATGGTCGGCTTCGAGGACTCGGTCAACATGGCGGAGGAGACGAAGGACCCGAGCCGCATCTTCCCCAAGGTCATGCTGACCGGTCTGGGCATCACCGCGGTGATCTACGTGCTCGTCTCGATCTGCGCCGTGGCGATCGTGCCCATCGGCGAGCTGGCCGACAACGAGACACCGCTGGTCACGGTGGTGAACACCGCCGCCCCGGACTTCCCGATCGGCGGGCTGCTGCCGTTCATCTCGATGTTCGCCGTCGCGAACAGCGCCCTGATCAACATGATGATGGCCAGCAGACTGCTCTACGGCATGAGCAAGCAGGGCGTGCTGCCGGGCTTCCTGGGCAAGGTGCACGCCACACGCCAGACCCCGTGGGCGTCGATCGTCTTCACGACGGCGCTCAGCCTGGTGCTGATCGGCTACGTCTCGCTGTCGCCCGAGTCGCCCATCGTGGCCGTGCTCGGCGGCACGACGTCCCTCCTGCTGCTGTCGGTGTTCGCCCTGGTCAACGTCGTCGTCCTGGTGTTGCGGCGCGACGCGGTGACGCACAAGCATTTCCGGGCGGGCACGGTGCTGCCGATCATCGGCGTCGTGGCGTGCCTCTGGCTCGTGCTGCCGGTGTCCTCCGGGCGCGGCGCCGAGCAGTACACGATCGCCGGCGGCCTGCTCGCGATCGGCGTCGTCCTCTGGCTCGTGACGTTCGTGTCGCGCCGGGGCCGGCCGGTGCCGAGCGACGCGATCGCCGACGCCGAGCGCGCCGACCCGCGGGTGTAGAGGGACCGAGGCGCGGGTCGAGGACGCAGGAGGCGCGGCGCCGGTCCCGTGACCGACACCGCACCAGCCCTGCCGCCGACCCGCGCCTCCTCGGCCGATCGCGCCTCCTCGGCCGATCGCGCCTACGGGATGAGGCGGGCGGAGCGGTACCGCTCGAACAGGTCGACGAACGCCTGCTCGGTGCGGCGGTACCGGGTGAAGCCGGCGTCACGGGCCTTGCCCATGTCGGTGACGACCTCGATGTCGCGGCCGAGGTCGCCGTCGGTGTGCCACCACGAGGCGACCCGCGACAGCTCGGGCTCGGCGAGGTCGTGCTCGGCGACGAGGTCGCGCCACTCCTGCTCGAGGCCGACCATCTGCTGCTCGAGCGGCCGCGGCTCGCCCTCGAAGCCCTCGACGAGCGCGGGGTCGATGCCGAGATGGCCGGCGAGGCGCGGCCACAGCCAACGCCAGCGGAAGACGTCGCCGTTGACGACGTTGAACGGCTCGTCGGCGCCGGCCGGGTCGGTCGCGGCCCAGATCATCTGCTCGGCAAGGACGCCCGCGTCGGTGACGTCGACGAGCGAGTTCCACTGCGTCTCGCTGCCGGGGAAGACGAACGGGCGGCCGAGGCGCTTGCTCAGCGCGGCCTGCACGGCGATGGTCAGCCCCATGTTCATGGCGTTGCCGACGGCGAACCCGATGACGGTGTGCGAACGGTGCACCGACCACGTGAAGCCCTGGCGCTCGGCGGCGGCGAAGAGCTCGTCCTCCTGGGCGTAGTAGAAGTTCGGGTAGGGCAGGCGCTCCTCGTCCTCGTGGAAGGGCGTGTCGGGCATGTTCCCCGTGCCGTAGGCCTCGAACGGGCCGAGGTAGTGCTTCAGCCCGGTCACGAGCGACACGTGCCGCACCGGCGCGTGGTCGAGGGCGGCCAGCAGGTCGCGGACCATGGCGCCGTTGACGGCGATGTTCTCCGCCTCGGTGTCGCGCTTCTGCCACGCGGCGAAGAACACGTGCGTCGGCTTCGCGTCGGCCAGCGCGGTGCGCAGGCTCTCGGCGCTCGTCAGGTCGGCGGCGATGCCCGTCACCCCCGCGGACGAGGAGGCGCGGCGCGAGAGGGCGAGGACGTCCCACCCCTCGCGCGTCAACTGCTCGACGAGGGCGGTGCCGGTGATGCCGCTGGCGCCGACGACGAGGGCGGTGCCGGGGACGCTTCCGCCGGCACCGGGCTGGGTGCTGTCGGTCTGGGGTGTCTCGGTGGTGCTCATCCGTGGTCCAAGCCGCGCGCGCCTCCTCGCATTCCCGCGACGGCGCGTCGCCCCGTACCCCGGGCCCCGCCACCTGACAGGCCCCCGGGTTCGCCGAGCGTACGGTCAGCCCATGGATCAGCACACGAACGAGCCCACGGACCGGACGCCCGAAGAAGAAGCGGCCGCCCTCGCGCTCGCCGTCGTGTCGCAGGCCGCGGCCATCACCCAGGGCGACCCCGAGGCCGTCGAGGCCAGCGACGAGAACCTGCGGGAGGTCGTCGCCGAGCTGACCGACCAGCCGCTCACCCCCCGGCAGGAGGACGTCGTCGCGACCCTCGGTGCCGCCGGTGGCAGCCTCGCGGCCGGCCTGACGGCCGCCCTCGCCCACGAGAAGGGCGTCGACCCCGGCATCATCCTCGGCTCGACCTCGCAGGCCATCGTGGCCCAGACGCAGTCGCCGTTCGTCGGCGGACACGACGACGGGGACGACGACCCCGAACTCGTCACGCGGGCCGAGCGCGACGCCCGGGCCCATGCGGCCGAGCGGGACGGTGCCGACCGCGGCGACGACGACGACGCCGACCACGCGTCCTAGGGCCGCGGGCCTGCACGACGTGACGGGCCCGGACGACCGGCGCCGCGCCTCCTAGACTCGACGGACGGGTCCGCGCGGGACCGCCTCGGCGGTGCCCCGGCCCGGCCGGTCGTGAGCGAGGAAGAGGTCAGCGTGTCAGACGCCAGGCGCCCGGAGCGGCCCACCCCGGTGAGGCCCCGCCCGCCGCGGGTGCCCAAGGCACCGAAGGGCAAGCCGCGGGGTCCGGCCCAGTCACGACTGGTCAATCAGCACGAGCTGCGCGACGTCCGGGCCCGGCTTCGCGGCACCATCTACGAAGGCACGACGCCCGAGCACGGCATCGGCGGCGACCTCTACTCGCCGCGTCAGATCGTCGACTTCTGCCTCGACCTGGGCGACGTCATGCTGTCGTCGGGTGCCGACGTCCGCAGCACCGAGGTCGCGATCGTCGCCGTCAGCACCAAGTGGAACCTGGCCCCGCTCGAGCTCGACATCACGGGCACGGCCATCACCATCCAGTACGCCCCGGCCGGCGACCACCCGCTGGTCAAGACCCGGGTCATCTACGCCGAGGGGTCGAACCTGCACCGGCTGTCGCGGGTCTACCAGATCGTCGACGACCTGCTGCACGACGACCGCGACATGACCGAGGCGGTCGCCGGCCTCGTCGAGGTGCTGAAGTCCCCGCCCCGCTGGCCGTCGTGGCTGACCGATCTGGCGATGGGCCTGCTCGGCGTGTCCGTGACGCTGCAGGCCGGCGGCACGTGGCAGGCCGCCGTCGGCGCCTTCGTGGTGATGATCGGCATCATGGCGTCGGGTCGCGGGCTGACCGCCCGCGGCATCCCCCAGTTCTTCGTGATCGGCCTGCAGGCCGCATCGACCGCCGCACTCGGCACGCTCGGCATCTGGGCGGGGCTGCTGACCACGGGAGGCGCGGCGGCGATGGTCGCGGCCGTGGTCGTCCTCGTCCTGCCGCACCCCACGATCGTCACCTGGGCCCAGGACGCGATCTCGGGCTTCCGGTCGATGGCCGTCGGCCGCGCCCTGGTGATCGGGCTGATCGTCGCGGGGGTGGTCTGCGGCATCCCGGCCGGTCTCGCCGTGACCGCCCGGTTCGCGGACATCGAGGTCGACCCGACGAACATCACGCTGCAGGCGCTGCCGCTCTGGCTCTCGCTCATCTCGAGCTTCGCCGCGGCGTCAGCCAACTCGATCGCCCAGGGGTCGACCGCCCGCATGATCCCGATCACGATCGGCGTCGCCCTGGTCGGCAACCTCTCGCTCTTCACCCTGCGCCACCTCGGACTGCCGCTGATGGGCGCGACGTTCGTCGCGGCGACCTTGTTGGGCGCGCTCTCGACCGTGGCCGCGGCACGCCTGCGGACGGCGGCGACGGTCATCGCCGTGCCGGCGTTCTGCGGGTCGTTGCTGCCGTCGCTCGCCGTGGCGTCGTCGCTGCTGAACTTCATGGCCGGCAACGACGGCGCCGAGGTCGACTTCGTGTTCTCGATGCTCACGACGCTGGCGATCGGTGCCGGACTCGTGCTCGGCAGCCTGCTCGCGACCCCGGGCGCCCGACGGTGGCTGCGCCGGGCCAAGCGCGTGCGGGTGCAGTCGGTGCACACGGACACGACGCCGATCAGCGTCATCGTGCCGACGGTCGCAGCGGAGCCGCCGGTCGTGGCGGAGCCGCCGGTCGCGCCGACGCCGCCGGTCGCGCCGACGCCGCCGGTCGCGGCGAAGCCGCCGGTCTCACCGGGGCCGCCGGTCGACCCGTCCACGTCGCCTGCGTCCGTGGTCAGGACCGCGCCGATCCCCGTGGCCCCGTCCGTCCCCGAGACCGGGTCGGAACCGATGCCGACCCCGCAGCGGCCGCGCCTCGCGGACCCCACCGCACCGCGCCTCCCCGGGGTCGCCCTCTCGACACCGGTCCGATCCGCCCCACCCGCGGCGGAC
This genomic interval from Frigoribacterium sp. Leaf415 contains the following:
- a CDS encoding DEAD/DEAH box helicase; this encodes MGDMDLGDEFDVHGGFVAGDGAATRDAVNADDPVHSTAVPLVDAVDVIRLVGPRAFNRAKEYVRDSAVLTTEWHPADERLEGTVQGAESTPYQVVVDLRATRGEYSRPVRSRCTCPIGGDCKHVAATLLQSNSRAVADRSAPTPTVADLTTGGVTALGAARTGTGGSDWRSTVGAIGQPTRASSARTTRMGLLFELRDRAHSTRGRAVAPSARRQGGPTVQRLGVRPVTLSGTGNWVRGNLTWSSLPYQLNRLAIDPEHHAWFGQFAALHRSAVSTYTPGDADWLFVDDFGSPLLWPLLAEAERLGISLVTGKRSTDVLVGDEARVTVDAVRGDDGSMLLTAGVTVDGVAQRAESTGVIADHGVWCVAHEPALTFTLAPTAAPLDDEQRRLLTVTPEVVVPAADSDEFLRDYYPTLRRRVDVVSSDASIEFPTIVPPVLTLTVTFEKGQAIRLTWGWTIDGTLRPPTAHSPVPDLGELDVVPRDQVLKGVTAAEFATGTLPALEARTDLQVDLVGTRPDYRELTDEPRLTITTMPTDKRDWFNLGVLVTVEGRTVPFTPLITALAKGRKKLLLVDHSYLSLDHPAFDELKRLIDEASALDEWQVAPRINRYQASLWSELDELADETVPAAEWQQAVGGLLALADAGGLEAATAIPVPAAVDATLRPYQHEGFAWLAFLHDQGLGGVLADDMGLGKTLQTLALVAHVRETERARAGDPAVAAAAAAGAVSDGPSIPPAPFLVVAPTSVVSNWAAEAARFTPGLTVRAVTATQAKGGRGSVHDLAQGADVVVTSYALFRLDFAAYQAEGWAGLILDEAQFVKNRASQAHRCAVDLDVPFKLAITGTPLENSLTDLWSLLHVVAPGLLGSSVRFADDYVKPITTGEAPDLLQKLRKRIRPLMMRRTKEQVASDLPAKQEQVLRVDLDPAHRDLYDAFLQRERQKLLGLMDDLDRNRFIVFRSLTLLRLLSLDASLVDEAYADIPSAKLDQLLDELEDVVAEGHRALIFSQFTTFLHKVAARLEQRGVAFEYLDGSTRRRGEVIDRFKTGDAPAFLISLKAGGFGLNLTEADYVFILDPWWNPATEAQAVDRTHRIGQTDNVMVYRMIANDTIEEKVLALQAQKSQLFDAVMDDDAVFSAALTADDIRGLLDA
- a CDS encoding putative quinol monooxygenase codes for the protein MPTIVHLELHVDPARLDLAHEIARETLVATRAWPGCEGLEVLIDDADPSVMIVVETWASSADHDAYVAWRATPEGANRLPEVLLAPPTTRTFAETVSLG
- a CDS encoding molybdopterin-dependent oxidoreductase; translated protein: MSVRLSPPESATPDPAPTPGPGDPMTPRAAGLWAALAGVVSMAAFLAAAEVVALVTGPTGSPLFAVGSAVIDLAPAGVKDTMVSLFGTGDKVALFVLMGVLLVVITGAAGYGEYRRQPIGKIAFVAGGALAVIAVLTRADAGQVDAIPSLVGTFAAVLLVDKLASRLRRWVFSTSPGWAEQTQPVPPLRGPGLERRSFLTYTVVAGVAAVVVGTGARVVNAGRANAAALRRALTLPRASVTETAVPAGASLDVEGITPYVTPNADFYRIDTALQVPSIDPADWSLRIHGLVDREVSISFDELLALPLEEHMATLSCVSNDVGGDLIGNALWLGYPIRSLLDRAGPNGGADMVLSRSIDGFSAGTPLDVLQDEGTDALLAVGMNGQPLPIEHGFPVRMVVPGLFGYVSATKWVVEMEVTRFADAEGYWTPRGWDALGPVKLESRIDVPRDGGSVDAGTVSIAGVAWQPHTGVEAVQVRIDGGSWLDATLADSVSADTWRQWVYRWDAGAAGSGSHTIDVRAQGTDGTWQPEAYVQPAPNGAEGWHRVTVDVA
- a CDS encoding APC family permease — translated: MSTTNQQPANRPPANQAQPPTTDTGESPTELKRAIGPKLLLLFIVGDILGTGVYALTGQVAAEVGGAAWLPFLIAFAVALVTAFSYLELVTKYPQTAGAALYVHKAFGIHFVTFIVCFVVMCSGITSASTASRAFAANLAAGIGVELSNSAVMLIAMAFMLLVMAVNFRGVSESVKANVVLTLIELSGLVMVILIGFWFIAGGNADWGQVVLFETPGDKSLLLSVSTATSLAFFAMVGFEDSVNMAEETKDPSRIFPKVMLTGLGITAVIYVLVSICAVAIVPIGELADNETPLVTVVNTAAPDFPIGGLLPFISMFAVANSALINMMMASRLLYGMSKQGVLPGFLGKVHATRQTPWASIVFTTALSLVLIGYVSLSPESPIVAVLGGTTSLLLLSVFALVNVVVLVLRRDAVTHKHFRAGTVLPIIGVVACLWLVLPVSSGRGAEQYTIAGGLLAIGVVLWLVTFVSRRGRPVPSDAIADAERADPRV